A region of Ochotona princeps isolate mOchPri1 chromosome 9, mOchPri1.hap1, whole genome shotgun sequence DNA encodes the following proteins:
- the LOC101530505 gene encoding putative gustatory receptor clone PTE01: MSFSEDPELQPLLLGLFLSIYLVTVLGNLLIILAVTSDSHLHTPMYFFLCNLSLADVGFISTTVPKMIVDIFTHSMVISYAGCLTQMSVFITCGCMDDLLLTVMAYDRFVAICHPLHYQVIMNSHRCGILLLLSFVASLFDSLLYNVMVFQITCFKGVEISNFFCDPTQLLNLNCSDTLSSDIITCIASIIYGFLPLSGILFSYYKIVSSILRVPSPGGRYKAFSTCGSHLTIVCLFYGTALGLYLSLAFFGSAGKIALASLVYTMVTPMLNPFIYSLRNSDIKRAMCIVFKKTVLFPSLCYAFGPGGKGQQT; the protein is encoded by the coding sequence ATGAGCTTCTCAGAGGATCCAGAGCTACAGCCCCTCCTCCTGGGACTGTTCCTCTCCATCTACCTGGTCACAGTGCTTGGGAACCTGCTTATCATCCTGGCTGTCACCTCAGACTCCCACctgcacacacccatgtacttcttcctctgcaACCTGTCCTTGGCTGATGTGGGGTTCATTTCCACGACAGTTCCCAAGATGATTGTGGACATCTTCACCCACAGCATGGTCATCTCTTATGCTGGCTGCCTGACTCAGATGTCTGTCTTTATTACATGTGGATGCATGGATGATTTGCTCCTCAcagtgatggcctatgaccggttTGTTGCCATCTGTCACCCCTTGCATTACCAGGTCATCATGAATTCCCATCGCTGTGGAATCCTACTTTTGCTGTCATTTGTGGCCAGTCTGTTCGATTCCCTACTTTATAATGTTATGGTCTTCCAAATTACCTGCTTCAAGGGAGTGGAAATTTCCAATTTCTTCTGTGACCCCACTCAACTTCTCAACCTTAATTGCTCTGACACTCTCAGCAGTGACATAATCACATGTATTGCAAGCATCATATATGGCTTCCTCCCTTTGTCAGGGATCCTTTTCTCTTATTATAAAATTGTGTCCTCCATTCTGAGGGTCCCATCTCCAGGTGGCAGGTACAAAGCCTTCTCCACCTGCGGCTCTCATCTGACAATCGTTTGCTTATTTTATGGAACAGCCCTTGGTTTGTATCTCAGTTTAGCTTTCTTTGGCTCTGCTGGGAAGATTGCCTTGGCCTCATTGGTATACACAATGGTCACCCCCATGCTCAACCCCTttatctacagcctgaggaacagcGACATCAAGAGAGCCATGTGCATAGTCTTCAAGAAAACAGTCTTATTCCCATCCTTGTGCTATGCATTTGGACCTGGTGGGAAAGGGCAGCAGACCTAA